The following are encoded together in the Bacillus cereus group sp. RP43 genome:
- a CDS encoding YggS family pyridoxal phosphate-dependent enzyme gives MTVQGNLADVNEALKESCARAGRSMKDIKLVAVTKTVGIEKTNEVIEAGIIDLGENRNEGFLQKYEHFGSKVNWHFIGSLQTRKVKEIINEIDYLHSLDRLSLAKEIQKRADKKVKCFIQVKTSSEESKQGLAIEETISFIQSLQELDKVEVVGLMTMAPFTGEEEEIRRCFKELRMLQTEVQELELLHAPCKELSMGMSNDYTIAIEEGATYIRLGTVLVGKA, from the coding sequence GTGACAGTGCAAGGGAATTTAGCAGATGTAAACGAAGCACTTAAAGAATCTTGTGCACGAGCTGGACGTTCGATGAAAGATATTAAGCTCGTTGCAGTTACAAAAACTGTAGGAATTGAAAAAACAAATGAAGTAATTGAAGCTGGAATTATTGATTTAGGTGAAAATAGAAATGAAGGTTTCTTGCAAAAATATGAGCATTTCGGTTCAAAAGTGAATTGGCATTTTATTGGATCATTGCAAACGAGAAAAGTAAAAGAAATCATTAATGAGATTGATTATTTACATTCATTAGATCGTCTCTCGCTTGCAAAAGAAATTCAAAAACGTGCTGATAAGAAAGTTAAATGCTTTATTCAAGTGAAAACGTCATCTGAAGAATCAAAGCAAGGATTGGCGATAGAAGAAACAATTTCTTTTATTCAAAGTTTGCAAGAATTAGATAAGGTTGAAGTGGTAGGATTAATGACAATGGCTCCGTTTACAGGAGAAGAGGAAGAGATTCGTCGCTGCTTTAAGGAATTGCGTATGCTACAAACAGAGGTGCAGGAGCTAGAATTATTACATGCACCATGTAAAGAATTATCAATGGGAATGTCAAATGATTACACGATTGCAATTGAGGAAGGCGCTACATATATTCGTTTGGGAACGGTTTTAGTAGGAAAAGCGTAA